The following proteins are co-located in the Megalops cyprinoides isolate fMegCyp1 chromosome 15, fMegCyp1.pri, whole genome shotgun sequence genome:
- the LOC118789625 gene encoding dual specificity protein phosphatase 5-like codes for MTGNMKVISIDCRRLKKIIRKESGSCLIVDCRAYFSFLDSNIRGSVNANLNSVIVRRSRGGPVPLQYVIPNERAQRRLQEGSISAIVALDDSTPHWLKVKKDSVAQIVVNTLSHLAGGAKICFLKGGYESFHSQYPELCTEVKTNTHIASETEKLVPQYKPDYDQGKPVEILPFLYLGSAYHASREDYLGDLQITAMLNISRRGTQQPKGHFHYKWIPVEDSHMADISSHFQEAIDFIDCVKQSGGKVLVHCEAGISRSPTICMAYIMKTKGLLLEEAFDFIKKRRALIAPNFGFMGQLLQLETEIISSRTPTSTAPCRQERESPFVEDFKLGKRYEASVFTFPSSFLTPIPIQSQVHQINLCPITALP; via the exons atgacaggCAACATGAAGGTTATAAGCATTGACTGCCGCCGTCTTAAGAAGATCATAAGGAAAGAATCTGGAAGCTGCCTCATAGTGGATTGTCGAGCGTATTTTTCCTTCTTGGACTCAAACATAAGAGGTTCCGTCAATGCGAATTTGAACTCGGTCATTGTGCGGAGATCACGCGGGGGTCCGGTCCCCCTACAGTATGTCATCCCAAATGAGAGAGCTCAGCGTCGGCTTCAAGAGGGTAGCATCTCAGCTATCGTGGCTTTGGACGATAGTACACCCCATTGGCTGAAAGTGAAAAAGGACAGTGTGGCACAGATAGTTGTCAACACACTCTCACATCTGGCAGGTGGAGCTAAAATCTGTTTCCTTAAAG GAGGATATGAGAGCTTCCATTCCCAGTATCCTGAACTTTGCACCGAGGTGAAAACCAACACGCACATTGcaagtgaaactgaaaaactTGTCCCTCAGTACAAACCAGACTATGATCAG GGCAAGCCAGTGGAGATCCTACCTTTCCTGTATCTTGGCAGCGCTTACCACGCCTCCAGGGAGGACTATCTTGGTGATCTGCAGATCACAGCCATGCTGAACATCTCCCGGAGAGGCACGCAGCAGCCCAAAGGTCACTTCCACTACAAATGGATCCCAGTGGAGGACAGTCACATGGCAGACATTAGCTCCCATTTCCAGGAGGCTATTGACTTTATTG acTGTGTGAAGCAATCAGGAGGAAAGGTGCTTGTTCACTGTGAAGCTGGCATCTCCAGATCTCCAACTATATGCATGGCCTACATCATGAAGACCAaggggctgctgctggaggaggccTTTGACTTCATCAAGAAACGGCGTGCTCTCATAGCTCCAAACTTTGGCTTCATGGGTCAGCTGCTTCAGTTAGAGACTGAGATCATCTCCTCCAGGACACCTACAtctactgccccctgcaggcaggaGAGGGAATCTCCTTTTGTGGAGGACTTCAAACTCGGCAAGAGATATGAGGCCTCGGTGTTCACCTTCCCTTCCTCCTTTCTGACTCCCATACCAATCCAGTCTCAAGTGCACCAGATTAATTTGTGTCCAATAACAGCGTTGCCTTAA